Proteins from one Thermococcus sp. M36 genomic window:
- the deoC gene encoding deoxyribose-phosphate aldolase, whose amino-acid sequence MKGHVDVAKYIDHTNLKPYATREDIIRLCEEAKKYGFYAVCVNPYRVRLAKEVLGDSGVKVATVIGFPLGATPTEVKVFEAKKALEDGADELDMVINIGALKDGDYEYVKNDIAEVVKVAHERGAKVKVIIETCYLTEEEKVKACELAKEAGADFVKTSTGFGTGGATVEDVKLMRRTVGPEMGVKASGGVRTYEQALAMIEAGATRIGTSSGVKIVEGAKNAGNSGS is encoded by the coding sequence ATGAAGGGTCATGTGGACGTTGCCAAGTACATCGACCATACGAATCTCAAACCCTACGCCACGAGGGAGGACATAATCCGGCTCTGTGAGGAGGCGAAGAAGTACGGCTTCTACGCAGTCTGCGTCAACCCGTACAGGGTGAGGCTGGCAAAGGAGGTTCTGGGGGACTCTGGAGTTAAGGTAGCGACTGTCATAGGCTTCCCCCTCGGCGCGACTCCAACAGAGGTCAAGGTCTTCGAGGCGAAGAAGGCCCTTGAGGACGGTGCGGATGAGCTCGATATGGTCATCAACATCGGCGCGCTGAAGGACGGGGACTACGAGTACGTCAAGAACGACATAGCCGAGGTTGTCAAGGTCGCCCACGAGAGGGGCGCCAAGGTCAAGGTCATCATCGAGACCTGCTACCTGACGGAGGAGGAGAAGGTCAAGGCCTGCGAGCTGGCGAAAGAAGCCGGCGCCGACTTCGTGAAGACCTCAACGGGTTTTGGCACGGGTGGGGCTACCGTGGAGGACGTTAAGCTCATGCGCAGAACCGTGGGTCCGGAGATGGGGGTCAAGGCCTCCGGTGGCGTGAGGACCTACGAGCAGGCCCTCGCCATGATAGAGGCGGGGGCAACGAGGATTGGAACCTCCAGCGGCGTAAAGATCGTGGAGGGGGCAAAAAATGCAGGAAATTCAGGAAGTTAG
- a CDS encoding ABC transporter permease: MRVFFTMIYRELKRFSRSRARVIGSLINPLIWLIFFGKGWAGVFDNPFASQIFGGVDYMTYLVPGIVAMTVFNMSFMQGITLIWDKQFGFLKEILVAPSSRTEAILGRITGGAIMAMIQGVIILALSFALTNLNVSGVLPALGMSFLVGIAIAGMGVAIALKMTSMEGFQMIVTMIMLPMTFLSGAFYPISTMPEWMQWLAKINPLTYAVDGSRYYLAGVEPAFGIVTDWLVLAGLATLFAGIAAIGFRKATID; the protein is encoded by the coding sequence ATGCGGGTCTTCTTCACAATGATATACCGTGAGCTCAAGCGCTTTTCCCGCTCCCGTGCCAGGGTTATTGGGAGCCTCATTAACCCGCTCATATGGCTCATCTTCTTCGGAAAGGGATGGGCCGGCGTCTTCGACAACCCCTTTGCGTCTCAGATATTCGGCGGCGTTGACTACATGACCTACCTCGTTCCGGGAATAGTAGCGATGACCGTCTTCAACATGAGCTTCATGCAGGGCATCACCCTCATCTGGGACAAGCAGTTCGGTTTCCTTAAGGAGATACTAGTCGCGCCGTCCAGCAGGACAGAGGCCATACTTGGAAGGATAACGGGCGGTGCGATAATGGCCATGATACAGGGGGTCATAATACTGGCCCTGAGCTTTGCCCTGACGAACCTCAACGTCTCGGGAGTCCTTCCCGCACTCGGCATGAGCTTCCTCGTCGGGATAGCGATAGCCGGCATGGGGGTTGCCATAGCCCTCAAGATGACGAGCATGGAAGGCTTCCAGATGATAGTGACCATGATAATGCTCCCGATGACCTTCCTCAGCGGAGCGTTCTACCCGATAAGCACTATGCCGGAGTGGATGCAGTGGCTGGCCAAGATCAACCCGCTAACCTACGCCGTCGACGGCTCGCGCTACTACCTCGCGGGTGTCGAGCCGGCCTTCGGGATAGTCACGGACTGGCTCGTGCTCGCTGGTCTGGCCACGCTCTTCGCCGGAATAGCCGCCATAGGGTTCAGAAAGGCAACCATAGACTGA
- a CDS encoding ECF transporter S component — protein sequence MGDITELMSPYAPYVLGAAVLAYLGYLFVNRKKFKSANMIAVSAIMTALVTVATRSIQINVPATGGYMNFGDTMVMFAAMTFGPVVGLFAGGVGSALADALSPYAGWAPITLVVKGLEGLVIGYMARKSDSVSTLVIAGIAGGIIMIGGYFAFEAYILGVTVALQEVPVNIVQAVTGVLVGTGLAKAIKKRFPEIEDLF from the coding sequence ATGGGAGACATCACTGAGCTAATGAGCCCGTACGCTCCGTACGTACTGGGTGCGGCAGTACTGGCTTACCTGGGATACCTGTTCGTAAACAGAAAGAAGTTCAAGAGCGCCAACATGATAGCAGTCTCCGCGATAATGACGGCTCTGGTCACGGTGGCGACCAGGAGCATCCAGATAAACGTGCCCGCAACAGGAGGGTACATGAACTTCGGCGACACGATGGTCATGTTCGCGGCCATGACTTTCGGGCCCGTCGTTGGCCTCTTTGCGGGCGGCGTTGGCTCTGCCCTTGCAGACGCCCTGAGCCCCTACGCAGGATGGGCCCCCATAACCCTGGTGGTCAAGGGGCTTGAGGGACTCGTCATCGGCTACATGGCCAGAAAGAGCGACAGCGTTTCAACCCTCGTTATAGCAGGAATAGCCGGCGGAATAATCATGATAGGGGGCTACTTCGCATTTGAGGCGTACATACTCGGTGTGACCGTTGCGCTCCAGGAGGTACCGGTGAATATAGTGCAGGCGGTAACGGGGGTCCTCGTGGGGACTGGGCTTGCCAAGGCGATAAAGAAAAGGTTCCCGGAGATAGAGGATCTCTTCTAA
- a CDS encoding CGP-CTERM-anchored Cys-rich protein: MITPCVYREWYPCLELTTCGCVNGVCTWKPNPEFESCLKEHGVDLEEVIRAGSFKISVEAVNKSDGEVNSAIRDFLGAFRISCNSPLTLVKPSRRELSSSVAPSEINASEVLKAELEWLREFGVINIGAEDVAAIAGVARWGYAGPNSRIGWYETKDGTHAWIPYHESPSLPLVRCSTGEVPRYDLPNGTAYIGPTPIGPPSADATTTEGSPNGEICGPALLAGLSLVSLLGKR; the protein is encoded by the coding sequence ATAATAACACCCTGCGTCTACCGTGAGTGGTATCCCTGTCTGGAACTCACCACCTGCGGCTGCGTGAACGGGGTATGCACATGGAAACCAAACCCCGAGTTCGAGTCCTGTCTGAAGGAGCATGGGGTTGACCTGGAGGAGGTGATACGTGCCGGCTCGTTTAAGATCAGTGTCGAGGCTGTTAACAAGTCCGATGGCGAGGTGAACTCGGCAATTAGGGACTTTTTAGGGGCTTTTAGAATCTCCTGCAACTCCCCCCTGACTCTGGTCAAACCCTCCCGGAGGGAACTCTCCTCATCAGTTGCTCCATCGGAAATAAACGCTTCGGAGGTGTTAAAGGCAGAACTGGAATGGCTCAGAGAGTTTGGCGTGATAAACATTGGTGCGGAAGACGTTGCCGCTATTGCTGGAGTTGCCAGGTGGGGCTACGCCGGCCCGAACTCCCGTATAGGATGGTATGAGACTAAGGACGGCACCCACGCGTGGATACCGTACCATGAGAGCCCCAGTCTGCCCCTCGTCCGGTGCTCCACCGGTGAAGTGCCCAGATATGACCTGCCGAACGGAACGGCCTACATAGGCCCCACCCCGATCGGGCCCCCATCGGCGGACGCTACAACAACGGAAGGTTCACCGAATGGGGAGATATGCGGCCCGGCTTTACTCGCTGGGCTGTCCCTGGTGAGTCTCCTTGGGAAGCGGTGA
- a CDS encoding potassium channel family protein: MEVWDEIEVPKNVKDIFVEMKNTAELMVDLAYSSVLFQEKEIAEEVLELEEYLDLLNYHLMVHAVLAARKPKEAEQITSILHMAHAIDDMSNAAADLAKMVLEDVELHPVITEAILGSEEIIGKIYVSADSLLVGRTLEELDLATNTGVWIIAVRRGKRWIFDPDGDFKIFPGDILIGRGTNTSIDYLKEVARGNIKVMGNE, translated from the coding sequence GTGGAAGTGTGGGACGAAATCGAGGTTCCAAAAAACGTCAAGGACATTTTTGTTGAAATGAAGAACACCGCAGAGCTGATGGTTGACCTCGCGTACTCCTCAGTGCTCTTTCAGGAGAAAGAAATCGCTGAGGAGGTTCTTGAACTTGAGGAGTACTTGGACCTGCTCAACTACCACCTCATGGTTCACGCGGTTCTCGCGGCGAGGAAACCCAAGGAGGCGGAGCAGATAACGTCCATCCTCCACATGGCGCACGCCATAGACGACATGTCCAACGCGGCCGCTGACCTGGCGAAGATGGTTCTTGAGGATGTGGAGCTCCACCCAGTGATAACTGAGGCCATCCTCGGCAGCGAGGAAATAATAGGTAAAATCTACGTCTCGGCGGACTCACTGCTCGTCGGCAGGACTCTTGAGGAGCTCGATCTCGCAACCAACACCGGCGTGTGGATAATAGCCGTGAGGCGGGGCAAGAGGTGGATCTTCGACCCCGACGGGGACTTCAAGATATTCCCCGGCGACATACTCATCGGGAGGGGTACCAACACCTCGATAGACTACCTCAAGGAGGTAGCCAGGGGCAACATAAAGGTGATGGGCAATGAGTGA
- a CDS encoding radical SAM protein encodes MTERKKLKIYIPGIKFPSISLTGNYCSLNCAHCGRHYLERMRKPTKKELVNYCINLEREGYTGCLLSGGLDSRLKVPLDRYAAEIREIKRRTSLKLNAHVGFIDESDLEWVKYVDVVSLDFVGDDEVIKRVYKIDRTVKDYLRILDLLSEAGVRVAPHITIGLDFGRISWEYRAIDLLVKYPIDVLVLDVLIPTKGTEMEGLSAPGVEESLEVVRYARERFNGEISIGCMRPLGKWRLDFDKGAVLAGVDRLTNPPRKVIEWAKTVREVEIIYECCVV; translated from the coding sequence ATGACAGAGCGAAAAAAGCTCAAAATCTACATTCCAGGAATAAAATTCCCCTCAATCTCGCTCACGGGCAACTACTGCTCCCTTAACTGCGCCCACTGCGGGAGGCACTACCTGGAGAGAATGAGAAAACCCACGAAGAAAGAGCTGGTCAATTACTGCATCAACCTTGAGCGGGAAGGTTATACCGGTTGTCTGTTGAGCGGTGGACTGGATTCAAGGCTCAAAGTTCCCCTGGACAGGTACGCGGCTGAAATCAGGGAGATAAAGAGGAGGACGAGCTTAAAGCTCAACGCCCACGTCGGCTTTATAGACGAGAGCGATTTGGAGTGGGTTAAATACGTGGATGTCGTTTCCCTCGACTTCGTCGGCGACGATGAGGTCATAAAGAGGGTCTACAAAATAGACAGAACCGTGAAGGACTACCTCAGAATCCTCGACCTGCTGAGCGAGGCCGGCGTTCGCGTTGCGCCGCACATAACCATAGGCCTAGATTTCGGCAGAATAAGCTGGGAGTACCGGGCGATAGACCTTCTGGTAAAATACCCCATAGACGTACTCGTTCTCGACGTGCTCATTCCAACTAAGGGAACGGAGATGGAGGGGTTATCAGCCCCGGGAGTTGAGGAGAGCCTGGAGGTCGTCAGGTACGCGAGGGAGCGTTTTAACGGGGAGATAAGCATAGGCTGCATGAGGCCACTTGGGAAATGGCGCCTTGATTTTGATAAGGGGGCCGTCTTAGCCGGCGTTGACAGACTGACGAACCCACCAAGAAAAGTTATAGAATGGGCAAAAACTGTGAGGGAAGTTGAAATAATCTATGAGTGCTGCGTGGTATAG
- a CDS encoding family 4B encapsulin nanocompartment shell protein yields MQEIQEVRDILNRAIKELLEEGLEPDILLVGPGFLEHSVGILRDCKLRIYKIEELGYDAVVADSKYLGQIKRASRRISVEPLLSESEMWEEIKSLKI; encoded by the coding sequence ATGCAGGAAATTCAGGAAGTTAGGGACATCCTGAACAGGGCCATAAAGGAGCTCCTTGAGGAGGGACTTGAACCCGACATACTCCTCGTTGGCCCAGGCTTCCTTGAACACTCCGTGGGGATACTCAGGGACTGCAAGCTCAGGATATATAAAATAGAAGAACTGGGCTACGACGCGGTCGTTGCGGACTCCAAGTACCTTGGGCAGATAAAAAGGGCCTCCCGGAGGATCTCGGTTGAGCCCCTGCTGAGCGAAAGTGAGATGTGGGAAGAGATAAAGAGCCTGAAGATTTAG
- a CDS encoding potassium channel family protein — protein MSELEKIRECLIEMKDLSSLMVDLAFSSVMYNSEDIAEEVYLLEERMDELTLKVKRLALRLAKREADPEKLLSVIDMAEINEQISDAAYKISDLVLRDVEPHPIIRKIMEDTEEELGRVTVRKGSILHGKTLEQLKLPSKIGTRILAIKRGTRYIYNPGRNDTIQEGDVLIAVGSDLDRLRKLAGEEVEEEE, from the coding sequence ATGAGTGAGCTTGAGAAAATCAGGGAGTGCCTCATCGAGATGAAGGACCTCTCATCCCTCATGGTCGACCTCGCCTTCTCGTCCGTCATGTACAACAGCGAGGACATAGCCGAGGAGGTCTACCTTCTCGAAGAACGCATGGATGAGCTCACACTCAAGGTCAAAAGGCTCGCCCTAAGGCTCGCCAAGAGGGAGGCCGACCCCGAAAAGCTCCTTAGTGTGATAGACATGGCAGAGATAAACGAGCAGATAAGCGACGCGGCATACAAGATATCTGACCTCGTCCTCCGCGACGTTGAACCCCACCCGATAATCAGGAAGATAATGGAGGACACCGAAGAGGAGCTCGGCAGGGTAACCGTCAGGAAGGGCTCCATCCTCCACGGCAAGACCCTCGAACAGCTCAAGCTCCCGAGCAAGATTGGAACGAGGATACTGGCAATAAAGCGCGGAACACGGTACATCTACAACCCCGGCAGGAATGACACAATACAGGAGGGCGACGTGCTTATAGCTGTCGGCTCCGACCTCGACAGGCTGAGGAAGCTTGCCGGTGAGGAAGTGGAGGAAGAGGAATAA
- a CDS encoding ATP-binding cassette domain-containing protein: protein MDAIEVENLVKKYGDFEAVKGISFRVKKGEIFAFLGPNGAGKTTTVHVLTTLLKPTAGKATVAGHDVVEEPVKVRKKIGIVFQDPSVDRELTAYENMYIHGRIYGVENLKEKIERLLKFVELWEFRDRPVKFFSGGMQRRLEIARSLLHEPEVLFLDEPTIGLDPQTRAHIWDYIRAMKEEHNMTIFLTTHYMDEAEQLADRIAIMDHGKIIAEGTAEELKKLVGSDIIYLKLRARDDLRCLKADFIRGCRLLPDGRVRLDVENAAESLPRLFELAERNGVKILEVTYHRPTLNDVFLHLTGREIRDEGGEQNVAKMIMRARRR from the coding sequence ATGGACGCCATTGAAGTTGAGAACCTCGTTAAGAAGTACGGCGACTTCGAGGCCGTCAAAGGAATTTCCTTCAGGGTCAAAAAGGGCGAGATATTCGCCTTCCTGGGGCCGAATGGAGCAGGAAAGACGACAACCGTTCATGTGCTCACCACGCTCCTGAAGCCGACCGCGGGGAAGGCCACCGTGGCAGGCCACGACGTTGTAGAGGAGCCCGTGAAAGTCAGGAAAAAGATAGGTATAGTTTTTCAGGATCCAAGCGTTGACAGGGAGCTAACGGCCTACGAGAACATGTACATCCACGGCAGGATCTACGGGGTCGAAAATCTAAAGGAGAAGATAGAGAGGCTTTTGAAGTTCGTCGAGCTGTGGGAGTTCAGGGACAGGCCCGTCAAGTTCTTCTCCGGGGGCATGCAGAGGAGGCTTGAGATAGCCCGCTCGCTCCTCCACGAGCCTGAGGTGCTCTTCCTCGACGAGCCCACGATAGGCCTCGACCCCCAGACGAGGGCCCACATATGGGACTACATCAGGGCCATGAAGGAGGAGCACAACATGACGATATTCCTCACCACGCACTACATGGACGAGGCCGAGCAACTCGCCGACAGGATAGCGATAATGGATCACGGGAAGATAATAGCGGAAGGAACGGCTGAAGAGCTGAAAAAGCTCGTGGGGAGCGACATTATCTACCTGAAGCTCCGTGCGAGGGACGACCTCCGGTGCCTCAAGGCGGACTTTATCAGGGGGTGCAGGCTCCTGCCCGATGGGCGGGTCAGGCTCGACGTTGAGAACGCTGCAGAGTCCCTGCCGAGGCTCTTTGAGCTCGCGGAGAGAAACGGGGTCAAAATACTTGAGGTAACCTACCACCGGCCGACCCTCAACGACGTCTTCCTCCACCTGACAGGGAGAGAGATAAGGGACGAGGGCGGCGAGCAAAACGTGGCAAAGATGATTATGAGGGCCAGGAGGAGGTGA
- a CDS encoding ornithine aminotransferase: MVVRPSVKELPGPKAKEIIKRNFETLAYTTQDPETLPIVIDHGDGILVYDVDGNTFYDFGSGVGVLNVGHAHPRVVEAIKRQAEKFTHFALNDFFYENAITLAQKLAELAPGDFPKKVVYQNSGAEANEAMMKLVKYGTGRKRFIAFYHAFHGRTQAVLSLTASKWVQQDRFFPTMPGVEHIPYPNPYRNPWHIDGYAEPDELVNRVIEFIEEYVFRHVPPEEVGAIVFEPIQGEGGYVVPPKNFFKELKKLADSYGILLADDEVQMGVGRTGKFWAIEHFDVAPDTIQFGKAIGGGIPLAGVVHRADIAFDKPGRHASTFGGNPVAIAAGLEVVEIVKELLPHVQEVGDYLHKYLKELEEKYEVIGDARGLGLAQAVEIVKSKDTKEKNPKLRDAIVKEAVKRGLILLGCGDNSIRFIPPLTIQKEEIDVAMEIFEESLKKALG, from the coding sequence ATGGTGGTCAGACCGAGTGTTAAGGAACTCCCCGGACCCAAGGCGAAGGAGATAATCAAGAGGAACTTTGAGACCCTCGCCTATACGACCCAGGACCCAGAGACCCTGCCGATAGTCATCGATCACGGCGACGGCATACTCGTCTATGACGTCGACGGAAACACCTTCTACGACTTTGGGAGCGGCGTTGGTGTGCTGAACGTCGGCCACGCTCACCCGCGCGTCGTTGAGGCCATAAAAAGGCAGGCCGAGAAGTTCACCCACTTCGCGCTCAACGACTTCTTCTACGAGAACGCGATTACTCTCGCCCAGAAGCTCGCCGAGCTCGCCCCCGGCGACTTCCCGAAGAAGGTGGTCTACCAGAACAGCGGTGCCGAGGCCAACGAGGCCATGATGAAGCTCGTCAAGTACGGCACCGGCAGGAAGAGGTTCATAGCCTTCTACCACGCCTTCCACGGCAGGACCCAGGCCGTTCTCAGCCTCACCGCGAGCAAGTGGGTACAGCAGGACAGGTTCTTCCCAACCATGCCGGGCGTCGAGCACATACCCTACCCGAACCCCTACAGGAACCCATGGCACATCGACGGCTACGCTGAGCCGGACGAGCTCGTCAACAGGGTCATAGAGTTCATCGAGGAGTACGTCTTCCGCCACGTCCCGCCCGAGGAGGTCGGTGCGATAGTCTTCGAGCCGATACAGGGTGAGGGCGGCTACGTCGTCCCGCCGAAGAACTTCTTCAAGGAGCTCAAGAAGCTCGCCGACAGCTACGGAATCCTCCTGGCTGACGACGAGGTTCAGATGGGCGTCGGCAGGACTGGCAAGTTCTGGGCCATCGAGCACTTCGACGTTGCTCCGGACACTATCCAGTTCGGCAAGGCCATAGGAGGAGGCATTCCGCTCGCCGGTGTCGTCCACAGGGCCGACATAGCGTTCGACAAGCCGGGCAGGCACGCCTCCACCTTCGGCGGCAACCCCGTTGCCATAGCCGCCGGTCTCGAGGTCGTCGAGATAGTCAAGGAGCTCCTTCCGCACGTCCAGGAGGTCGGCGACTACCTCCACAAGTACCTCAAGGAGCTCGAGGAGAAGTACGAGGTCATCGGAGACGCCAGAGGTCTCGGATTGGCTCAGGCCGTCGAGATCGTCAAGAGCAAGGACACCAAGGAGAAGAACCCCAAGCTCCGCGACGCCATCGTCAAGGAGGCAGTCAAGCGCGGGCTTATACTCCTCGGCTGCGGCGACAACAGCATAAGGTTCATCCCGCCGCTGACTATCCAGAAGGAGGAGATAGACGTCGCCATGGAGATATTCGAGGAGAGCCTCAAGAAGGCTCTCGGCTGA
- a CDS encoding PadR family transcriptional regulator, which yields MERPNFRGYMKILVLDILHEPKHGYGIMSELERLYGIRLSAGTVYPILSSLRRSGLIEVAETGARDRKTYVITEKGRKYLKGHAEELEEAKRRMRAYKAFLELGGDELKAAFRELFESVDKLTEEQKAKIRELFTGCARELRLILLGGE from the coding sequence ATGGAACGTCCGAACTTTAGGGGGTATATGAAGATACTCGTGCTGGACATTCTCCACGAGCCAAAACACGGATACGGGATAATGTCTGAGCTGGAGAGGCTCTACGGAATAAGGCTGAGCGCCGGAACCGTGTATCCGATACTCTCCTCCCTGAGGAGGAGCGGCCTCATCGAGGTCGCAGAAACGGGAGCGAGGGACAGAAAAACCTATGTCATTACGGAGAAGGGTAGGAAGTACCTGAAGGGACATGCGGAGGAGCTTGAGGAGGCGAAGCGCAGAATGCGCGCCTACAAGGCCTTTCTTGAACTTGGAGGTGATGAACTGAAGGCCGCCTTTAGGGAGCTGTTTGAGTCGGTGGATAAGCTGACCGAGGAGCAGAAGGCGAAAATTCGGGAGCTCTTCACCGGCTGTGCTAGAGAGCTGCGGCTGATTCTGCTTGGAGGTGAGTGA
- the nth gene encoding endonuclease III codes for MAETKSGSLSLEKFTFNESWEEKKKRAEKIVEILMKTHPREKLLIGDPYRTLIHCIISQRMRDEVTYKVWRELFRKYGDIERIARTPVEEMQRFLKENGVGLWKTKGEWIVKASRIILEKYGGKVPDDIGELMKLPGIGRKCANIVLAYGFGRQAIPVDTHVNRISKRLGLAPPRVAPEKVEEYLAELIPYEKWIYVNHAMVDHGKRICNPIRPKCDSCPLRELCPYAKGLVTDADIKGKARG; via the coding sequence ATGGCGGAAACAAAATCAGGCTCGTTAAGCCTTGAAAAGTTCACCTTTAATGAAAGCTGGGAGGAGAAGAAAAAACGCGCGGAAAAAATCGTCGAGATTCTGATGAAAACACATCCGAGGGAGAAGCTCCTCATCGGCGACCCATACAGGACGCTGATACACTGCATAATCTCACAGCGCATGAGGGACGAGGTGACCTACAAGGTGTGGAGGGAGCTTTTCAGGAAATACGGGGATATTGAAAGGATAGCGAGAACGCCCGTCGAGGAGATGCAACGCTTTCTGAAAGAGAACGGCGTTGGGCTCTGGAAGACCAAGGGCGAGTGGATAGTGAAGGCCTCCCGGATAATACTCGAAAAATACGGCGGAAAGGTGCCGGACGACATCGGCGAGCTCATGAAGCTGCCCGGCATCGGGAGGAAGTGCGCCAACATAGTTTTAGCATACGGCTTCGGCAGGCAGGCGATTCCCGTTGACACCCACGTCAACAGGATAAGCAAGCGCCTCGGCCTCGCTCCGCCAAGGGTTGCCCCGGAGAAGGTGGAGGAGTACCTGGCGGAACTCATTCCTTATGAGAAATGGATATACGTGAACCACGCAATGGTTGACCACGGGAAGAGGATATGCAACCCGATAAGGCCTAAGTGCGACTCCTGCCCGTTGAGGGAGCTGTGCCCCTACGCAAAGGGTCTGGTAACTGATGCGGATATAAAGGGGAAGGCTCGGGGTTAG
- the eno gene encoding phosphopyruvate hydratase, with product MENPFEITGVVAREILDSRGNPTVEVEVYTPISMGRAAVPSGASTGTHEALELRDGGKRYHGKGVRRAVENVNKIIAPEIIGMDVTWQRDIDSLLLELDGTENKSNLGANAMLGVSLAVAKAAANALSLPLYRYIGGTNAYVMPVPMSNVINGGVHAGNELDFQEFMIMPVGADSFREAIRWVSETYHVLKKVIAERYGKNAVNVGDEGGFAPPMKEVTEPLEVLIKAIEEAGYKPGDEIAFALDAASSEFFHPDKGKYVVAGKEYDKGELLELYRELVTSYPIVSIEDPFHEEDWEGFAMITKELGSKIQIVGDDLFVTNPKRIRKGIEMGAANALLLKVNQIGTLSEAIDAAYTAFRAGYGVVVSHRSGETEDATIADLAVALNAGQIKTGAPARSDRNAKYNQLIRIEEELEGIAYYPGRKFRNPFF from the coding sequence ATGGAGAACCCGTTTGAGATTACAGGGGTTGTGGCAAGGGAGATACTGGACAGCAGGGGCAACCCGACCGTTGAGGTCGAGGTCTACACGCCGATAAGCATGGGAAGGGCGGCAGTCCCAAGCGGGGCCAGTACGGGAACCCACGAGGCCTTGGAGCTCCGCGACGGTGGAAAGCGCTACCACGGAAAAGGCGTTAGAAGGGCCGTTGAGAACGTCAACAAGATAATCGCGCCCGAGATCATCGGAATGGACGTTACCTGGCAGAGGGACATTGACAGCCTCCTCCTTGAGCTCGATGGGACGGAGAACAAGAGCAACCTCGGAGCAAACGCGATGCTCGGCGTTTCCCTCGCGGTTGCTAAAGCCGCAGCAAACGCCCTCAGCCTTCCGCTCTACCGGTACATCGGCGGAACCAACGCCTACGTCATGCCGGTTCCGATGAGCAACGTCATCAACGGCGGCGTTCACGCCGGCAACGAGCTTGACTTCCAGGAGTTCATGATCATGCCCGTCGGTGCCGACTCCTTCAGGGAGGCCATAAGGTGGGTGAGCGAGACCTACCACGTCCTCAAGAAGGTCATCGCTGAGCGCTATGGTAAAAACGCGGTCAACGTCGGTGACGAGGGCGGCTTTGCCCCGCCGATGAAGGAAGTCACCGAGCCGCTCGAAGTCCTCATCAAGGCCATCGAGGAGGCCGGCTACAAGCCGGGCGACGAGATTGCCTTCGCTCTCGACGCGGCATCGAGCGAGTTCTTCCACCCGGACAAGGGCAAGTACGTCGTTGCCGGAAAGGAGTACGACAAGGGCGAGCTCCTCGAGCTCTACCGCGAGCTGGTGACCAGCTACCCGATAGTCTCCATTGAGGATCCGTTCCACGAAGAGGACTGGGAAGGCTTCGCGATGATAACCAAGGAACTCGGAAGCAAGATACAGATAGTCGGCGACGACCTCTTCGTCACCAACCCGAAGAGGATAAGGAAGGGCATCGAGATGGGTGCCGCCAACGCGCTCCTCCTCAAGGTCAACCAGATTGGAACGCTGAGCGAGGCCATAGATGCCGCCTACACAGCCTTTAGGGCTGGCTACGGCGTCGTTGTCTCCCACAGGAGCGGAGAGACCGAGGATGCCACGATAGCCGACTTGGCAGTCGCCCTTAACGCCGGCCAGATAAAGACCGGTGCCCCAGCCAGGAGCGACAGGAACGCCAAGTACAACCAGCTCATCAGGATCGAAGAGGAGCTCGAGGGCATCGCGTACTATCCGGGCAGGAAGTTCAGGAACCCGTTCTTCTGA
- a CDS encoding ATPase, whose translation MRLVLRPLFEAELPADFEEVIRSKLMGMEVRTGEDIEVDLLGKPLRFKVLLAEPSPLKVKGSTRIEFSTGGVEIIDFEFDEPVREVVPFEGGFVVVLERKVLILNHNGQKIYSDEFDDLNRVRVSKGTVVIIHGGNKIRLVKP comes from the coding sequence ATGAGGCTCGTCCTGAGGCCGCTCTTCGAGGCCGAACTGCCGGCGGACTTCGAGGAAGTCATACGGAGCAAGCTCATGGGAATGGAGGTCAGAACCGGGGAGGATATTGAAGTGGACCTCCTTGGAAAGCCACTGCGCTTTAAGGTTCTCCTGGCCGAGCCTTCACCGCTGAAAGTTAAGGGGAGCACGAGGATAGAGTTCTCAACGGGGGGTGTAGAGATCATAGATTTTGAGTTCGATGAACCCGTTAGGGAAGTCGTCCCCTTCGAGGGTGGCTTCGTCGTTGTGCTCGAAAGGAAGGTTCTGATTCTGAACCATAATGGGCAAAAGATTTATAGCGATGAGTTCGACGACCTTAACAGAGTTAGGGTCTCCAAAGGAACAGTGGTGATAATCCATGGCGGAAACAAAATCAGGCTCGTTAAGCCTTGA